A single genomic interval of Antechinus flavipes isolate AdamAnt ecotype Samford, QLD, Australia chromosome 1, AdamAnt_v2, whole genome shotgun sequence harbors:
- the RSRC2 gene encoding arginine/serine-rich coiled-coil protein 2 isoform X1 — protein sequence MTSPQKAASPVRSRPAPLLSSRLRAPSKELPIAAASCVAVVTLVPTPSFVPPPGCFAASQAPAPLCHPGLWRERLSQSAAKPWRRRRVLLRAAGGGAAPAAGTLWNMAASDTERDGIATEKSSPDRDKKKEQSDASISPRASKHHYSRSRSRSRERKRKSDNEGRKHRSRSRSKEARRHESKDKSSKKHKSEDHNDKEHSSDKGRERLNSSENGEDRHKRKERKSSRGRSHSRSRSRERRHRSRSRERKKSRSRSRERKKSRSRSRERKRRVRSRSRSRSRHRHRTRSRSRTRSRSRERKKRIEKPRRFSRSLSRTPSPPPFRGRNTAMDAQEALARRLERAKKLQEQREKEMVEKQKQQEIVAAAAATGGSVLNVAALLASGTQVTPQIAMAAQMAALQAKALAETGIAVPSYYNPAAVNPMKFAEQEKKRKMLWQGKKEGDKSQSAEIWEKLNFGNKDQNVKFRKLMGIKSEDEAGCSSVDEESYKTLKQQEEVFRNLDAQYEMARSQTHTQRGMGLGFTSSMRGMDAV from the exons ATGACATCTCCCCAGAAGGCCGCCTCCCCAGTTCGTTCGCGCCCCGCCCCTCTTCTTTCGTCCCGTCTCCGAGCTCCTTCGAAAGAACTACCAATCGCCGCCGCGAGCTGCGTTGCCGTAGTAACTCTTGTCCCCACCCCTTCATTCGTCCCACCCCCAGGATGCTTTGCGGCGTCCCAGGCCCCAGCCCCTTTGTGCCATCCGGGTCTCTGGCGCGAGCGGCTTAGTCAGTCAGCGGCGAAGCCTTGGCGGCGGCGGCGGGTACTGTTGAGAGCGGCGGGTGGAGGCGCGGCCCCAGCGGCCGGGACTCTGTGGAACATGGCG GCTAGTGACACAGAACGAGATGGAATAGCCACAGAAAAGTCATCTCCagatagagataagaaaaaggagCAGTCAGATGCCTCCATTTCTCCTAGAGCATCAAAACATCATTATTCAAGATCACGATCAAGGTCAAGAGAAAGAAAACGGAAATCAG ataatgaaggaagaaaacacaGAAGCCGGAGCAGAAGCAAAGAG GCAAGAAGACATGAATCCAAAGACAAGTCCTCCAAGAAACATAAATCTGAGGACCATAATGACAAAGAACATTCTTCTgataagggaagagagagactaaattcatctgaaaatggtgAGGACAGACACAAGCGCAAAGAAAGGAAATCATCAAGAGGCAGAAGTCATTCAAGATCTAGATCTCGTGAAAG GCGTCATCGTAGTAgaagcagagaaaggaagaagtcaAGGTCCAGGAGCCGGGAACGGAAGAAGTCAAGGTCCAGGAGCAGGGAAAGAAAGCGTCGGGTTAGGTCTCGATCAAGGTCAAGGTCAAGACATAGGCATAGAACCAGGAGTAGAAGTAGAACCAGAAGTAGAAGCCG ggaaagaaagaagagaattgaaAAACCACGAAGATTTAGCCGAAGTTTAAGTCGAACTCCCAGTCCACCTCCTTTTAGAGGGCGAAACACAGCAATGGATGCACAAGAGGCATTAGCTAGAAG GTTGGAAAGAGCAAAGAAATTGcaagaacagagagaaaaagaaatggttgaaaaacagaaacagcaagaaataGTAGCAG CAGCTGCAGCTACTGGTGGATCTGTCCTCAATGTTGCTGCCCTTCTAGCCTCTGGAACACAAGTAACTCCTCAGATAGCTATGGCAGCTCAAATGGCTGCACTACAGGCCAAAGCATTGGCAGAGACGGGAATAGCAGTACCTAGTTATTATAATCCAGCAGCTGTGAATCCTATGAAATTTGctgaacaggaaaagaaaaggaaaatgctttgGCAAGGCAAAAAAGAAGGG GATAAGTCACAATCTGCTGAGATTTGGGAAAAATTGAATTTTGGGAACAAAGACCAAAATGTCAAATTCAGGAAATTAATGGGTATTAAG AGTGAGGATGAAGCTGGTTGTAGTTCAGTTGATGAAGAAAGTTATAAAACCCTGAAGCAACAGGAAGAAGTATTTAGAAATCTGGATGCTCAGTATGAGATGGCAAGATCACAAACCCACACACAAAGAGGAATGGGATTGGGCTTCACATCTTCGATGCGGGGAATGGATGCAGTTTga
- the RSRC2 gene encoding arginine/serine-rich coiled-coil protein 2 isoform X2, protein MTSPQKAASPVRSRPAPLLSSRLRAPSKELPIAAASCVAVVTLVPTPSFVPPPGCFAASQAPAPLCHPGLWRERLSQSAAKPWRRRRVLLRAAGGGAAPAAGTLWNMAASDTERDGIATEKSSPDRDKKKEQSDASISPRASKHHYSRSRSRSRERKRKSDNEGRKHRSRSRSKEARRHESKDKSSKKHKSEDHNDKEHSSDKGRERLNSSENGEDRHKRKERKSSRGRSHSRSRSRERRHRSRSRERKKSRSRSRERKKSRSRSRERKRRVRSRSRSRSRHRHRTRSRSRTRSRSRERKKRIEKPRRFSRSLSRTPSPPPFRGRNTAMDAQEALARRLERAKKLQEQREKEMVEKQKQQEIVAAAATGGSVLNVAALLASGTQVTPQIAMAAQMAALQAKALAETGIAVPSYYNPAAVNPMKFAEQEKKRKMLWQGKKEGDKSQSAEIWEKLNFGNKDQNVKFRKLMGIKSEDEAGCSSVDEESYKTLKQQEEVFRNLDAQYEMARSQTHTQRGMGLGFTSSMRGMDAV, encoded by the exons ATGACATCTCCCCAGAAGGCCGCCTCCCCAGTTCGTTCGCGCCCCGCCCCTCTTCTTTCGTCCCGTCTCCGAGCTCCTTCGAAAGAACTACCAATCGCCGCCGCGAGCTGCGTTGCCGTAGTAACTCTTGTCCCCACCCCTTCATTCGTCCCACCCCCAGGATGCTTTGCGGCGTCCCAGGCCCCAGCCCCTTTGTGCCATCCGGGTCTCTGGCGCGAGCGGCTTAGTCAGTCAGCGGCGAAGCCTTGGCGGCGGCGGCGGGTACTGTTGAGAGCGGCGGGTGGAGGCGCGGCCCCAGCGGCCGGGACTCTGTGGAACATGGCG GCTAGTGACACAGAACGAGATGGAATAGCCACAGAAAAGTCATCTCCagatagagataagaaaaaggagCAGTCAGATGCCTCCATTTCTCCTAGAGCATCAAAACATCATTATTCAAGATCACGATCAAGGTCAAGAGAAAGAAAACGGAAATCAG ataatgaaggaagaaaacacaGAAGCCGGAGCAGAAGCAAAGAG GCAAGAAGACATGAATCCAAAGACAAGTCCTCCAAGAAACATAAATCTGAGGACCATAATGACAAAGAACATTCTTCTgataagggaagagagagactaaattcatctgaaaatggtgAGGACAGACACAAGCGCAAAGAAAGGAAATCATCAAGAGGCAGAAGTCATTCAAGATCTAGATCTCGTGAAAG GCGTCATCGTAGTAgaagcagagaaaggaagaagtcaAGGTCCAGGAGCCGGGAACGGAAGAAGTCAAGGTCCAGGAGCAGGGAAAGAAAGCGTCGGGTTAGGTCTCGATCAAGGTCAAGGTCAAGACATAGGCATAGAACCAGGAGTAGAAGTAGAACCAGAAGTAGAAGCCG ggaaagaaagaagagaattgaaAAACCACGAAGATTTAGCCGAAGTTTAAGTCGAACTCCCAGTCCACCTCCTTTTAGAGGGCGAAACACAGCAATGGATGCACAAGAGGCATTAGCTAGAAG GTTGGAAAGAGCAAAGAAATTGcaagaacagagagaaaaagaaatggttgaaaaacagaaacagcaagaaataGTAGCAG CTGCAGCTACTGGTGGATCTGTCCTCAATGTTGCTGCCCTTCTAGCCTCTGGAACACAAGTAACTCCTCAGATAGCTATGGCAGCTCAAATGGCTGCACTACAGGCCAAAGCATTGGCAGAGACGGGAATAGCAGTACCTAGTTATTATAATCCAGCAGCTGTGAATCCTATGAAATTTGctgaacaggaaaagaaaaggaaaatgctttgGCAAGGCAAAAAAGAAGGG GATAAGTCACAATCTGCTGAGATTTGGGAAAAATTGAATTTTGGGAACAAAGACCAAAATGTCAAATTCAGGAAATTAATGGGTATTAAG AGTGAGGATGAAGCTGGTTGTAGTTCAGTTGATGAAGAAAGTTATAAAACCCTGAAGCAACAGGAAGAAGTATTTAGAAATCTGGATGCTCAGTATGAGATGGCAAGATCACAAACCCACACACAAAGAGGAATGGGATTGGGCTTCACATCTTCGATGCGGGGAATGGATGCAGTTTga